One part of the Tenacibaculum sp. 190130A14a genome encodes these proteins:
- a CDS encoding DUF6624 domain-containing protein, with protein MKKLLLSILTALILIISIFLYVNRDNFVYVGSVDVIEVDCSKKHQILSEVYKSDQKIRKSNQLIKYAKEDHRNQELIISIIEKCGMPTLNEVSQKHMDAIWLGLQHSNEDVRKKYFPFVEKAVENGDLSKQQYALMKDRILMDAGKPQIYGSQIDNGKLYKLENPESVNERRKEMGLETIEDYLKRFGIEFNPS; from the coding sequence ATGAAAAAATTACTCCTGAGTATACTAACTGCTCTTATCCTAATAATTTCGATATTCCTATATGTTAATAGGGATAATTTTGTTTATGTAGGATCAGTAGATGTTATTGAAGTTGATTGTAGTAAAAAACATCAAATCTTGAGTGAAGTTTATAAAAGTGATCAAAAGATTAGAAAATCAAATCAACTTATTAAATACGCTAAAGAAGATCACAGAAATCAGGAGCTAATAATTAGCATTATTGAAAAATGCGGTATGCCAACATTAAATGAGGTATCTCAAAAACACATGGATGCAATATGGTTGGGGTTACAACATTCAAATGAGGATGTTAGAAAAAAATACTTTCCATTTGTTGAGAAAGCGGTAGAAAATGGAGATTTATCCAAGCAACAATATGCTTTAATGAAAGATCGTATATTAATGGATGCTGGCAAACCACAAATATATGGTTCGCAGATAGATAATGGAAAATTATATAAATTAGAAAATCCTGAATCTGTAAACGAAAGAAGAAAAGAAATGGGTTTGGAAACAATAGAGGATTATTTAAAGAGATTCGGGATTGAGTTTAATCCGAGTTAA
- the alaS gene encoding alanine--tRNA ligase gives MRSQDIRAKFLEFFKSKQHDIVPSAPMVLKNDPTLMFTNSGMAPFKEFFLGNATPKNNRISDSQKCLRVSGKHNDLEEVGYDTYHHTMFEMLGNWSFGDYFKKEAIAWAWELLTEVYKIPKDILYVTVFEGDEKDGTKMDQEAYDIWKQYISEDRILMGNKKDNFWEMGEQGPCGPCSEIHVDIRSAEEKAKVDGKSLVNEDHPQVVEIWNLVFMQFNRKANGSLDELPAKHIDTGMGFERLCMVLQDVKSNYDTDVFTPLIREIETITGVGYGKDEKIDIAIRVIADHVRAVAFAIADGQLPSNNGAGYVIRRILRRAIRYGFTFLNKKEPFIYKLAETLAHQMGDAFPEIRKQDTLVHNVIKEEEASFLRTLEQGLLLLDRVIETTQGTTVSGKKAFELYDTYGFPLDLTQLIAREKGYDVNEEEFNAGMKAQKDRSRAASASETGDWVVLVEDEMEEFVGYDTLSVDVKLTRYRKVTTKKDGDQYQLVFNMTPFYPEGGGQVGDKGFIEAPNGDVIYVIDTKKENNVIIHFTKNLPKNLNETFKAVVNDEFRRLSASNHSATHLLHQALRAVLGDHVEQKGSLVSPDYLRFDFSHFSKVDKDQLREIEEFVNARIRENLPLEEKRNIPMQQAINEGALALFGEKYGDSVRAIRFGQSMELCGGTHVQQTGDIWYFKIKSEGAVAAGIRRIEAITNLAVGEYFEDVERNFNSVKQLLKNPKDITKSVSALQTENAALKKQIEQLQKDKAKNMKGDLKNQLQEINGVQFLALKVDLDQVSIRNLLFELAGEVDNLFALLATSENPEKAMLTCYISKNLANERGYDAGKVVRELGKYIHGGGGGQNFYATAGGKNPGGLPKVLDKAKEYVV, from the coding sequence ATGAGATCTCAAGATATTAGAGCTAAATTTTTAGAATTTTTTAAGTCAAAACAACATGATATCGTTCCTTCGGCACCAATGGTGTTAAAGAATGACCCAACATTAATGTTTACCAACTCTGGTATGGCTCCGTTCAAGGAGTTTTTCTTAGGAAATGCTACTCCAAAAAATAATAGAATTTCTGATTCTCAAAAATGTTTACGTGTTTCTGGAAAACACAACGACTTAGAGGAAGTTGGATATGACACGTATCACCATACCATGTTTGAAATGTTAGGAAACTGGAGTTTTGGTGATTACTTTAAAAAAGAAGCTATTGCTTGGGCTTGGGAATTATTAACTGAGGTTTATAAGATTCCTAAAGATATTTTATATGTAACCGTTTTTGAAGGTGATGAGAAAGATGGTACAAAAATGGACCAAGAGGCATACGATATTTGGAAACAATACATTTCTGAAGATCGTATCTTAATGGGGAATAAAAAAGATAACTTCTGGGAAATGGGTGAGCAAGGGCCTTGCGGACCATGTTCTGAGATTCATGTAGATATTCGTTCTGCTGAAGAAAAAGCTAAGGTTGATGGAAAATCATTAGTAAACGAAGACCATCCACAAGTTGTTGAAATATGGAACTTAGTTTTCATGCAGTTCAATCGTAAGGCAAATGGTTCTTTAGATGAATTACCAGCAAAACATATTGATACTGGAATGGGATTTGAGCGTTTATGTATGGTATTACAAGACGTTAAATCTAACTATGATACAGATGTATTTACACCGTTAATTAGAGAAATTGAAACGATTACAGGTGTTGGATATGGTAAAGATGAAAAGATTGATATTGCTATTCGTGTAATTGCAGATCACGTTCGTGCAGTTGCTTTTGCTATCGCAGACGGACAATTACCAAGTAATAATGGTGCTGGATATGTTATTCGTAGAATATTACGTAGAGCTATTCGTTATGGATTTACTTTCTTAAATAAAAAAGAACCTTTTATTTATAAGTTAGCAGAAACCTTAGCACATCAAATGGGAGATGCTTTCCCAGAAATTAGAAAACAAGATACTTTAGTTCATAATGTAATTAAGGAGGAAGAAGCTTCTTTCTTACGTACCTTAGAACAAGGGTTATTATTATTAGATCGTGTAATTGAAACTACTCAAGGAACTACGGTTTCTGGTAAAAAAGCTTTTGAATTATATGACACTTACGGATTCCCATTAGATTTAACGCAATTAATTGCTCGTGAAAAAGGGTATGATGTAAATGAAGAAGAATTTAATGCTGGAATGAAAGCTCAAAAAGACCGTTCTCGTGCAGCTTCTGCAAGTGAAACCGGTGACTGGGTTGTTTTAGTAGAAGATGAAATGGAAGAGTTTGTTGGATATGACACGTTAAGTGTTGACGTGAAACTTACTCGTTATAGAAAAGTAACTACTAAAAAAGATGGAGATCAATACCAATTAGTTTTCAATATGACTCCTTTCTACCCTGAAGGCGGTGGACAAGTTGGTGATAAAGGTTTTATTGAAGCTCCAAACGGTGATGTTATTTATGTGATTGATACAAAGAAAGAAAACAATGTAATCATTCACTTTACAAAAAATTTACCGAAAAACTTAAACGAAACATTCAAAGCAGTTGTAAACGATGAGTTTAGACGTTTATCGGCTAGTAATCACTCAGCAACGCACTTGTTACACCAAGCGTTACGCGCAGTTTTAGGAGATCACGTAGAACAAAAAGGATCTTTAGTAAGTCCTGATTATTTACGTTTTGACTTTTCTCACTTCTCAAAGGTTGACAAAGATCAGTTAAGAGAAATTGAAGAGTTTGTGAATGCGCGTATTCGTGAGAATCTTCCTTTAGAAGAGAAAAGAAATATTCCAATGCAACAAGCTATTAACGAAGGTGCTTTGGCATTGTTTGGAGAAAAGTATGGTGATAGTGTTCGTGCAATCCGTTTTGGACAATCAATGGAATTATGTGGAGGAACACATGTACAACAAACAGGAGATATTTGGTATTTTAAAATCAAATCTGAAGGTGCTGTAGCTGCTGGTATTCGTCGTATTGAGGCAATTACCAACCTTGCTGTAGGTGAATATTTTGAAGATGTAGAGCGTAACTTTAACTCGGTAAAACAATTACTTAAAAACCCTAAAGACATTACCAAATCGGTAAGTGCTTTACAAACTGAAAATGCCGCTTTAAAGAAGCAAATAGAGCAATTACAAAAAGATAAAGCAAAGAATATGAAAGGAGATCTTAAAAATCAATTACAAGAGATTAACGGAGTTCAATTCTTGGCCTTAAAAGTAGATTTAGATCAGGTAAGTATTAGAAACTTATTATTTGAATTGGCTGGAGAGGTTGACAACTTATTTGCTTTATTAGCTACTTCTGAAAATCCAGAAAAAGCAATGTTAACTTGCTATATCTCTAAAAACTTAGCAAATGAACGTGGTTATGATGCTGGTAAAGTAGTAAGAGAATTAGGTAAATACATTCACGGTGGTGGAGGTGGACAAAACTTCTATGCAACTGCTGGAGGTAAAAATCCAGGAGGATTACCTAAAGTATTAGACAAAGCTAAAGAGTATGTAGTGTAA
- a CDS encoding M23 family metallopeptidase, whose amino-acid sequence MAKVKYYYDPETLSYRKIESKKSDTFKKSVLWTLGAMLVAFFGFIGFSQFLMSPKERAQKRELDNLKLHYELLSKRMEESSKILNELQERDNNIYRTYFEANPIPEEQRKAGFGGVNRYRHLDGFNNTEMIKNVTKEIDVLSKQMVVQSKSLDEIVKLAKEKDKMLASIPAIQPVKNEDLKRMASGFGMRMHPILKSWRMHNGMDFTAPTGTPIFASGNGKVVKAHRSATFGKVVYIDHGYGYETIYAHMSKITAKRGQKVKRGDLIGYVGNTGRSAAPHLHYEVHKNGRPVNPIYYYYGDLTPEEFIAMQKASQQKGQSYD is encoded by the coding sequence ATGGCGAAAGTAAAATATTATTACGATCCAGAGACCCTTTCATACCGAAAAATAGAATCAAAGAAAAGCGATACTTTTAAGAAAAGTGTTTTATGGACTTTAGGAGCTATGCTAGTTGCTTTTTTTGGGTTTATTGGTTTTAGCCAGTTTTTAATGTCTCCCAAAGAACGCGCTCAGAAAAGAGAGCTTGACAATTTAAAACTTCATTACGAATTGTTATCTAAGAGAATGGAGGAGAGCTCTAAGATTTTAAATGAACTTCAAGAAAGAGATAATAATATTTATAGAACCTATTTCGAAGCAAATCCAATTCCAGAAGAACAGAGAAAAGCAGGTTTTGGAGGAGTAAATAGGTATAGACATTTAGATGGTTTTAATAATACAGAAATGATTAAAAATGTGACCAAAGAGATAGATGTGTTGTCTAAACAAATGGTAGTACAATCAAAATCACTAGATGAAATTGTTAAACTAGCGAAGGAGAAAGATAAGATGTTGGCATCTATTCCTGCAATTCAACCGGTAAAGAATGAAGATTTAAAAAGGATGGCTTCAGGTTTTGGAATGAGAATGCATCCCATATTAAAGTCATGGAGAATGCATAATGGAATGGATTTTACAGCACCTACTGGAACTCCGATTTTTGCCTCTGGAAATGGTAAAGTAGTAAAAGCGCATAGAAGTGCAACTTTTGGAAAGGTAGTATATATTGATCATGGGTATGGATATGAAACTATCTATGCACATATGAGTAAAATTACAGCGAAAAGAGGACAAAAAGTAAAACGTGGTGATTTGATTGGGTATGTGGGGAATACAGGTCGTTCTGCGGCACCGCACTTACATTACGAAGTTCATAAAAATGGTAGACCCGTAAATCCAATTTATTACTATTATGGAGATTTAACTCCAGAAGAATTTATTGCCATGCAAAAAGCATCACAACAAAAAGGACAATCGTATGATTAA
- a CDS encoding MerR family transcriptional regulator has product MHVDLPEKRYYKIGEVAKAFGVNTSLIRFWDNEFDIIKPKKNAKGNRLFTKEDIENFKLIYNLVKERGFTLDGARKKLKKDPEVVSNQEIISRLEAVKAELLKIKNQL; this is encoded by the coding sequence ATGCATGTAGATTTACCAGAAAAAAGATATTATAAAATTGGAGAAGTAGCTAAGGCCTTTGGCGTTAATACTTCTCTAATTCGTTTTTGGGATAATGAGTTTGATATTATTAAGCCCAAAAAGAACGCTAAAGGAAACCGTTTGTTTACCAAAGAAGATATTGAGAATTTTAAACTCATTTATAATTTGGTAAAAGAACGAGGTTTTACACTTGATGGAGCTCGTAAAAAACTTAAGAAAGATCCGGAAGTGGTTAGTAATCAGGAAATAATTAGTAGATTAGAAGCAGTAAAAGCAGAATTACTCAAAATAAAAAATCAATTATAA
- a CDS encoding LemA family protein yields MKKGVMASLGCLGISIIGILVLAFGVIMYGIKFHNSVIDLNENVEKQWGNVESAYQRRADLIPNLVNTAKGYAEFEQGTFIKVTEARSKATSIQIDPSNITPEQLKQFQQAQSGLTSALSRLLAVFERYPDLKANQNFMELMNELERTENRINVERNRFNEEVKPYNKYIKKIPNKWLARWYDFEEKSYFEAEDGSEKAPDVKFDFK; encoded by the coding sequence ATGAAAAAAGGTGTAATGGCAAGTCTTGGCTGCTTAGGTATAAGTATCATTGGAATTTTGGTATTAGCATTTGGAGTTATTATGTATGGAATTAAGTTTCATAATAGTGTAATAGATTTGAATGAAAATGTTGAAAAACAATGGGGTAATGTTGAAAGTGCTTATCAACGAAGAGCTGATTTAATTCCAAACCTTGTGAATACAGCAAAAGGATATGCAGAGTTTGAACAAGGAACTTTTATCAAAGTAACAGAAGCACGTTCAAAAGCAACGAGCATTCAAATAGACCCCAGTAATATTACTCCTGAACAGTTAAAACAATTCCAACAAGCACAGAGTGGGTTAACTTCTGCTTTATCGCGTTTGTTAGCAGTATTTGAGCGTTATCCTGATTTAAAAGCCAATCAAAACTTTATGGAATTGATGAATGAATTAGAACGTACGGAAAATAGAATTAATGTTGAGCGTAATCGTTTTAATGAAGAGGTAAAACCATATAATAAGTACATAAAAAAAATACCAAATAAATGGCTAGCTCGTTGGTATGATTTTGAAGAGAAATCATACTTTGAAGCGGAAGATGGATCTGAGAAAGCACCAGATGTTAAATTTGATTTTAAATAA
- a CDS encoding TPM domain-containing protein gives MSLVEEFLTSEEELEIVQAIRQAERNTSGEIRVHIERTSQISHYNRTLEIFRMLKMFNTKEQNAVLIYIAVEDHAFVIYGDKGINKVVSNDFWDTTKEAMQEQFQQGNFKQGIINGVLKAGKELKAHFPWSISDEDELSNEISKG, from the coding sequence ATGTCGTTAGTTGAAGAGTTTTTAACTTCAGAAGAAGAATTAGAAATTGTTCAAGCAATTCGACAAGCTGAACGAAATACTTCTGGTGAAATACGTGTACATATTGAGAGAACATCTCAAATTTCTCATTATAACCGTACGCTAGAAATATTTCGTATGCTTAAAATGTTTAACACCAAAGAGCAAAATGCGGTGTTAATTTATATTGCTGTGGAAGATCATGCCTTTGTAATCTATGGAGATAAAGGAATTAATAAGGTAGTATCAAACGATTTCTGGGATACTACAAAAGAAGCTATGCAAGAACAGTTTCAACAAGGAAACTTTAAACAAGGAATTATTAATGGAGTGTTGAAAGCTGGTAAGGAGCTGAAAGCGCATTTTCCTTGGAGTATTAGTGATGAAGATGAATTGTCTAACGAAATTTCTAAAGGATGA
- a CDS encoding TPM domain-containing protein yields MIQKLVMSSQILVVCRRLLVLIIFLVSALSIAQSGFKIPEKPKEQTSVYDKANVFTSAQKQALEQKLIRYSDTTSTQIVVATVKTLNGDNISLVASNWGHKWGIGQEKEDNGILILLALEDRKVDIATGYGIEYLLTDLLAERIINNVMIPEFKKGNYAVGMDRATTAIFQVLNGEYKGTRKESEGFDFGFIVFVIILLIFFILISRGGRGNGGRGNYRRTDSRDILETIILSNAGRGGFGSGGFGGSSGGFGSGGFGGGFGGGGFGGGGASGSW; encoded by the coding sequence ATGATTCAGAAATTAGTAATGAGTTCTCAAATTTTAGTTGTTTGTAGAAGATTGTTAGTTTTAATAATCTTTTTAGTATCAGCACTGTCAATAGCGCAAAGCGGATTTAAAATTCCAGAAAAACCAAAGGAGCAAACCAGTGTATATGACAAAGCGAATGTTTTTACATCTGCTCAAAAACAAGCTTTAGAACAAAAGTTAATACGTTATTCAGATACTACTTCTACTCAAATTGTAGTAGCTACTGTTAAGACATTGAATGGAGATAATATTTCTTTAGTAGCTAGCAATTGGGGACATAAATGGGGAATTGGGCAAGAAAAAGAAGATAACGGTATTTTAATTTTGTTAGCTTTAGAAGATAGAAAAGTAGATATTGCTACTGGGTATGGTATTGAATACTTGTTAACCGACTTACTCGCAGAACGAATTATCAATAATGTCATGATTCCTGAATTTAAGAAGGGGAATTATGCTGTCGGAATGGATAGAGCAACCACTGCTATTTTTCAAGTTTTAAATGGTGAATATAAGGGAACTCGTAAAGAATCTGAAGGTTTTGATTTTGGATTTATAGTCTTTGTAATTATTCTTCTCATTTTCTTTATTTTGATTTCTCGTGGAGGAAGAGGAAATGGAGGAAGAGGTAATTACCGTAGAACCGACTCTAGAGATATTTTAGAAACTATTATATTGAGTAATGCTGGTCGAGGCGGCTTTGGAAGTGGAGGCTTCGGTGGTTCATCAGGTGGCTTCGGAAGTGGTGGTTTTGGCGGAGGCTTCGGAGGTGGAGGCTTTGGTGGAGGTGGTGCTTCAGGAAGTTGGTAG
- a CDS encoding DUF423 domain-containing protein — MTPQTPLIIASIFGMLSVVFGAFGAHALKKILSEDQLKSFETGVKYQMYHAIVLLFIGAYFKQPNAYMVWAFAIGIVLFSFSIYGLVLSDAKGKKLRFLGPITPLGGLLFIVGWVLLLLEVI, encoded by the coding sequence ATGACACCACAAACCCCTCTCATTATAGCCAGTATTTTTGGTATGCTATCCGTTGTTTTCGGTGCTTTTGGAGCTCATGCATTGAAGAAAATTTTATCTGAAGACCAGTTAAAATCTTTTGAAACGGGAGTCAAATACCAAATGTATCATGCCATCGTATTACTATTTATTGGAGCATATTTTAAGCAACCCAATGCATACATGGTTTGGGCTTTTGCAATTGGTATTGTGTTATTTTCTTTTAGTATTTATGGATTGGTTTTATCGGATGCTAAAGGAAAGAAACTTCGTTTCTTAGGACCAATTACTCCATTGGGCGGTTTATTATTTATTGTGGGATGGGTGTTACTACTTTTAGAAGTAATATAA
- a CDS encoding PQQ-binding-like beta-propeller repeat protein, producing the protein MQRVFNLIFTVCFTIIVSAQTETIMLSKNTKGQILNTNTGIVLVKTSKKVVAINSSKKKNVLWENKDLKKVDFSSYTEIPFTPYVIFSKKPFISSKLLSNALGTKGVSKTLVNVLDGNVFFDSETQGFKAVNNTLILPEQKAVLVDGIKNKKYVLSLFDFQTGKLIWETNLSNRAFFKDLKGALLDQDITQLDQDKNIFWLKNNTLLKVASKTGEVLFHQKNTTSFNMNSQKDVIYVFTNKIKEEKLNEETAIQALSTKDLKALWKHTPKITGHISQSVFINDELITITSKGFNIINVAEGTKKWNRSETLPLIKKIVPVSSGYLVVQENFLTKVDTLGKKAWKRKVKITKSSNEIPIHILEDAQTAMYLTPSLSNRITIENGNKIWKKDVILNKAGFISRNLKLNHHYYHAWFDQAHDLFPVYNENNFYIFNPKAVKAPSSLQKFDFGRAIPHMEIREKGYFMTLNNQFYFFYRDGSIAYQKKLPYQAKGSFFSDTFYWVGRGIGTARSVIGFIPNQIDQTFKNVLVSTNLGFVTRASSSIYGTYQSYKNTLNDITQLNSLGLDSDLLSVFSRFNKGQKNDNFSIVVSTTKDKKSSIVQLEKDTGATTVLKEINFEFDQFIIDQIEKVIYFFDGKKVIIENFIKK; encoded by the coding sequence ATGCAAAGAGTTTTTAATTTAATTTTCACTGTATGTTTTACAATAATAGTTTCTGCCCAAACAGAAACTATTATGTTATCTAAGAATACCAAAGGGCAAATATTAAACACCAATACTGGAATTGTTTTAGTAAAAACTTCAAAAAAAGTAGTTGCTATAAATTCAAGCAAGAAAAAGAATGTTTTATGGGAAAACAAAGACTTAAAAAAAGTAGACTTTAGTTCCTATACAGAAATTCCATTTACGCCCTATGTAATCTTTAGTAAAAAACCTTTTATAAGTTCAAAGTTATTATCGAATGCTTTAGGTACTAAAGGAGTTTCTAAAACCCTAGTAAATGTCTTGGATGGAAACGTTTTTTTCGATTCTGAAACACAAGGTTTCAAAGCGGTCAACAACACCTTAATTTTACCAGAGCAAAAGGCTGTATTGGTCGATGGAATCAAGAACAAGAAATATGTGCTCTCACTTTTTGACTTTCAGACAGGGAAACTCATTTGGGAAACTAATCTTTCGAACCGTGCTTTTTTCAAGGACCTGAAAGGAGCTCTTTTAGATCAAGACATAACACAATTAGATCAAGATAAAAATATCTTTTGGCTAAAAAACAACACTCTTTTAAAAGTAGCTAGTAAAACTGGAGAGGTTCTCTTTCATCAAAAGAACACCACTTCGTTTAACATGAATTCACAAAAAGATGTCATCTATGTGTTCACTAACAAAATTAAAGAAGAAAAATTAAATGAAGAAACGGCCATACAAGCGCTTTCTACAAAAGATTTAAAAGCTTTATGGAAACACACACCGAAAATTACTGGACACATATCTCAAAGTGTTTTTATCAATGATGAACTTATTACCATTACTTCAAAAGGCTTTAATATTATTAATGTTGCTGAAGGAACTAAAAAATGGAATCGTTCAGAAACATTACCACTGATAAAAAAAATAGTTCCAGTATCTAGTGGCTATTTAGTGGTACAAGAAAATTTCCTAACTAAGGTTGATACTCTAGGAAAAAAAGCTTGGAAAAGGAAAGTAAAAATTACCAAATCAAGTAATGAAATACCAATTCATATTTTAGAAGATGCTCAAACTGCCATGTATCTTACCCCTTCTCTTTCCAATAGAATAACAATAGAAAACGGGAATAAAATTTGGAAAAAAGATGTGATTTTAAACAAAGCGGGGTTTATTAGCAGAAACTTAAAATTAAACCATCATTATTACCACGCTTGGTTTGATCAAGCGCACGATTTGTTTCCAGTATACAATGAAAACAATTTCTATATTTTTAACCCAAAAGCAGTAAAAGCTCCTTCTTCTCTGCAAAAGTTTGATTTTGGAAGAGCGATTCCTCATATGGAAATAAGAGAAAAAGGATATTTTATGACTTTAAACAACCAGTTTTATTTCTTTTATAGAGATGGAAGTATAGCTTATCAAAAGAAATTACCCTATCAAGCAAAAGGTTCTTTCTTTAGCGACACTTTTTACTGGGTTGGAAGAGGTATAGGAACAGCAAGGTCAGTTATTGGTTTTATTCCTAATCAAATAGATCAAACCTTTAAAAATGTACTAGTTTCAACCAATTTAGGTTTTGTTACAAGAGCTAGTTCAAGTATTTATGGTACCTATCAATCCTATAAAAACACTTTAAATGACATTACACAGCTTAACTCACTAGGCTTAGATAGTGATTTACTTTCTGTATTTAGTCGTTTTAATAAAGGGCAAAAAAATGACAACTTTAGTATTGTTGTTAGCACAACTAAAGACAAAAAAAGTAGTATTGTTCAATTAGAAAAAGATACAGGTGCTACAACTGTTCTAAAAGAAATAAACTTTGAATTTGACCAGTTTATTATTGACCAAATTGAAAAAGTAATTTATTTCTTTGACGGAAAAAAAGTCATCATTGAAAATTTCATAAAAAAATAA